ttcccctctcccttggCACTCTTCTAAAGCCCTCAACCTGCCTGGTTTTCTACTTCAGCAGCATCTCAGAAAGCCAAAGTACACTGAGTGTCAAGACTAATGAACCTTCATTGAACACAGCTTTATCCAAGGGATGAATTCCAAACTGTGGGTACCTTTGTCCTACTTATGCCATAGGAGAGTTAAGACCTTTTGGAACCCAAGATAAGTTTTCCGGAATCATTGAAAGTACTCAGGGAGGCTTCTGTGTGCTCTTCTCCCTAAGGCCAGCCTTGCACTTGTAATGTTGAGTGCTGTGAACTTAGTGCTAAGCATCGTCAGTGTACTTGGAATGTAATCCCCAAGACAGCAGGGAgttttgtccattttgttcacTAATATACATAATTTCTAGTATgtgctcaacaaacatttatgacATGAATgtacagataaagaaatttaatttttaagcccAAAGCTTATCACTTTTATATTTCTCACAATAACTTCATGGATTTCACTATAACCAACATTTCTCCTTTAATACCTTCTTCATGGCCTAAAGCATGTAATACAGGTTCAAGGTCATGATTAGCATTGTGCTTGTGTTTGCATTGTAGGTCCATCTCCACTTATCAAAGTGTTAGTGAATTTGTGCTTCGCTGTGGTGGGCAAAGAAGACTCCTTATTCAAGCTGGGACCATAAATCTTAGGGTtttgtcttttcctcttcctctgaaaTGTGCAGGTGGGAATTAATGTGGGAGCAAAGAGCTTGACTCTAGTATTTGATCCCAGGTTAGGAGAAgctatttttttctcatgttttgTCTTGTAGCCCAAAGGCTATTAGGATGCCCAGTTAAGGTGTCTTCAGCCTGTGTTCATATAATGTGATTTTATGTCAGATGGGGAAAGGAAGTCTCCTACAGACAATGAAAGAACACCAAGACCTTTCATATCCCAAGAAAGAACTCTGGGGAGTCTTTGTTCCTGTCATGTCATCCCAGAGAAACCCCACAGTAAACCAAACCAAAGCTGGGTTCATGAGGTTTTGAAGCCGGGTTGATCTAGCCTGGAAGGTAGAAGATCCCCAGGAAACTAGGTGCTTGGGGTCTTCTGTGATCATCCATCTCACCTCACATTCTTGTTTAGGGGAACTTATCATTATCCACTCCATCTGACTGCCCTTTTTAGGGTGAGGTTAGTCAAAATCCTAAACAAGGGTTTTTCAGGTAAGAATGAAATATGGATCGTCCACCCAGAGGAAGGAATGGAATGGTGTCCGCTCAGCTTGAAGGATGCATTTCGGCAACCAGGGTTTGTTTGCCACACATGAGCAGGGAATGGTAACTCATGAATGGAGATCTGGCTGGGATGTTGGAAATCTCATGGGTGGGAAGGAGAGGTTCTGAGGACACTGGTCTCTCCTGATCTGACACTGTTAACGCTGCAGACACTCTGGCGCGCCCGATGGTTCCAGAGCTTCTCTGTATTTCCACATGCTGTGAATATTCTCAAAAACTGTCTTCAGTCAGGCCTGGGTTTAGCCCATTCACACATTGTCTGCATCTGGGGCATTGGTTTATGCCATTGAATGACACATGGggaaaaactttcattttttgcTCTGTTGATTTCTCTCAGAATGATTCATTCTTAATACTTTCTTTGCCCAATACCTGTTTCTGCAACCAGAGAAAAGATGCTAGTATTTACTGCATATTTCCAACTGATTTTTACTCCTGAAGCGTCTTCTTGTCATCTTCCAAGTCCCCTTGTTCCAGCACCCTGGGCGGTGACAGCTAAAAAAAACAAATCTGTCTACCCTTTTGGACATATTTAGTGACCAATTTCTTGACTCGTTTTTTCTTGTCTACTTTGTGGCTATGGAAGATTGCAGGTCTTAAGAATGAGGCTAAGAGGGACTTATTCACCTAGCAGACATTCACCCCTTTCATAGGAGGGCAGGAGAACAAGATCCTCATTAACCTGACCTGACATTGGTGGCTGCACAGCTGTGTTGGTGGTGGGTCCTCCTGAAGCAGCTTTGAATACTGAGTCCTGTGTTCTTACTCACAAGGAGGAAGTGCCCACAGAAGGGTGTGCAAGGAAGTCCCCCACAGGAATACTGTGGCCAGAAGTGATCTAGCAATACATTTAGAGTAAGTCCTTGAAACAGTGATGGCAGAGGAGGGTACTGGAATAACACCTACATTTCAGGGTTTCTGTGCAGTGACACACATGTACTCTGTGGTCCCTTATCCACAGAGGGCACGGCTGCACGCACAACGAAAGCAAATCGTTGGTATTTTGAGAcaactaatttaaaaaagtttttactcTATTTCCCTTGAAAAGCAGAGCCATATGCTATCTTCCTTctaaaccaatatatatatatatatatatatatatatatatatatatatatatatatatatatatatattcactttttTCTTCAGTGACTTATAGGCAGCTACATGTGTTAATGCCAGATTCTGGAGAATTTAGTGGGAGATTTAGGAAATGGGCAGGCAAATAGCAAGCAATTGACTGACGAGGGGAAGTGCACAGGCAAAGTCAGGGATCCTTCTGAGGGGAAGCTATGTTGGGAGGTCATTTTATCATTTTGCATTCCATTTTTAAGGAAACtgggtaattatttttattccatttctagGGAAAATCTATTCAGATCATTCTTTTCCTATATGTCTTTAAGAAGTGTCAACTTGTTGACTTTATGTTGTATTTACATAACCTCATGGGATTTTAGACAATGTTATCCGCTCCACAAAGACAACAAACAAGAGTTTCATTAACTTCCTAAGGTTCACCCAGCAGCGTAAGTTTTACcctctgactcctgctctgtgtTGAGCAGATCCTGCAGGAACCAGTTCATTACTGGGACGGTTTAGAAAGGTTTGGGCAGAGTTAGCTCCTTTGAATCAAGAGAAGACTCAGCCAAGAACCTTGCGAGGCCTGAGGTGAGGGGACCCCGGTACATTCAAGCAGCAGGAGCTGCTGTCACTAGGGAACCAGCCATTTGCTGGCACTTCGGAGGCATTTTTGCTAATTCTGTGCTGGTAGGAAGGACTTGTCTGTCCACCACCGCCTCTGTGGCCTTCATTACAAATTGAGAGCAGACATCAATTGTGGTTCCCCGGGAACACTTGGTGTGATTGTTGGCCCTTGTCAGTATCCCCATGGAGCAGAGTCATTGCATGAGCCACTTACGACTTTCTTCCATCTGCAGGCTTGGTAACACTCTGCAAGATGAAGCTAATGGAATATTCAGGATCAGTGCTAAGAACATTCGTATTTAAGCTTCTCTTTGCACAGAAAACTTGTGGGAAAATTCCAAAAGTCTGGAGTTCTTGagattaacttttattttctttgatttcattttaagtatattctgtatttttttgagttttagaaaacagataaataataaataaataaataaattatataataataggATATCatatacatgtattattttattatttgtgcaCTATTTTACCTGACAATTTTCTAAGGTTTTTGCTTCTCACTTTCTGCAAttataaaacaatacatttttaaagaattgcctAGGCCTATATTGTCATGGAGAAGAGTGTCATTGGCAAAAGcaccaaaccaaaaaaaaaattgttgttcATTCTATGGAAGGACCCACTGTATTTGGATGCTCATATAAATCCAAAATTTCTCTGATAGTCCAAAGATGGGAAAAATGAATAACTGGCTGAAAGTGAAACCAGTTGTAAATGCCTCTCATCTGATAGCAAAATGGTCCAGGAATTCAACATGTGTCTTTTCAGGCTATCTTTTCTAAGAAATTTTCTTCACAAATAATCCAAATATTCCTGAAATCCCAACACTTGAAAGTATAAGTTATGTCTCCCAGTGCTACCACCTCACCTAAGGTTCTTGTCTTTTAAAATGGGTTAGTGATAATAACATTGGATCCTGAACCACAGTGCTGTCAGTGAACCTATAGATACCATGTGCTTCTCACTTGAAGTGTGACACAAATATTTGTTACTACTCTTCAGTGTCTGTGTGGCTTGATTTGGTTGAGGATGTATGTTAGTGGGGACTTAGGGCCTTATGGTTAATGTGTAGAGTGCTAGTCAGATGATCATGGTGAAAGGGAACCACTGATTAAAGACACTTCCATAATAAGTTTAATTTCAAGAGATTACATCTATGTATTATGTTGTACCTcagtgttttaaaattgtttttataaatgtcgCATATTATTTGTAGCTTTCATTATTGCCTATTAAACTTTTTGAGCTACTAATCTCCACTCCACTGTTCTCTAAGGCACACTTccacaataaaactttatgttcCTTAAAATCTTTagttttttaagtaataaatatttataagggAGGATTATATTTTGTCTTCGTTGTCAAAATGTTACCACTATGAAATTGCTTCCTGTTGGAGTGAGTCATTTACCACTTCTAATAATGTTTTATAGCTCATCCTTTAGTTACATTGCAATAGAAGacactgtaattttttaaaacttgtgtgtgtgttgggggggcaggggaaggggtgggatgaAGGTGTGATCCTATTGGCAAATCAAAGGAATTTCCCTCCATCAGAAGAATTTTTGTATGAAATAGAAAGTTATTTCTAGTTTCAGTGGAGAGTAGAAGAGAGTATGCTTTCACTCCAAGCACTGAAACTTGTTTTCCCCGTTTGTGTTTAAACTTCCAGAAGTAAAGATGTCATAGGAATGAATGAGGTACTGATACAGGTACAACTTGGGATGAATGTTGAAAacattctaagtgaaagaagccggacaggaaaggccacatattatatgattccacttatatgaattAGGAAGAATAGGGAATCCATAAAGACAGAGAGCaggttggtggttgccagggccttgGGAGAGGGGATAACGGAGAAAGATGGTTTTAATGGGCACTATGTCgcctttgggggtgatgaaaatatcttGGAGCTAGTTAGAGCAGATAGTTGTACAACATTTTGACTACTAAATGCTACTGAATCATATGCtttaaaatggtaagttttatatGATGTGAAATTTCACTTCagtaaaaaataaagctgttaaaaataataaaagatatcaCAAAGTACCACATACAGAATGTACATTTTCAGTAAACGGTATTGAAGAACCCTGTGTTATGCATTTGCTCACAAAGCCATCTTTATTATCTGACTCCAATCCAGAGAGACACGGAGCTGTTCAACCAGTTGCCCTCTTTGGGGAGTTTGAGCATTTGCAGTATCTGAGTTATTTTCTCCCTACAGTGTCCTGTCAGTTTTACCTTTGAAATATCTTTGCCATGTGTCTCCTCTGTCCTTCCCCACTACCGACACTCCTAATTCAGTTCACCTTTGCCTCCAGGCTGGGCTGTTGCTACAACATCTTGCCCGAGCATTCTGCTCTTAGTCAGCCCTCCCCATCCATCTTTCTTCGTGGCAGTATCAGGTCTTCCAAGTTTTCAACCTTGATCAAACCCAGGCCTTCCTTGGGCTGTAGATTTTTAGTGGCATTTCATCAAGAGGAGAGAAGTCCCCACTCTGGCTTCTGCCACAACCTAATGTGTGGTCAGGCCAAAGCAGCCCCTTTGCCCACCTGGGGCTTTTCCCACTGCAGCCCTTGCTTGCCTTTCTGCTCCCTCCTTCTCACACCACTTTGACTTGCTGGGCTCCCATCTGGCTTTTGAGGTTTTGATGACGTGAAATTTAATGACTCTTCTCTCTGAGGCCTCTGCCAGCACGGAACCACACTTCCTTCCACTGAATGTTCAGGGTACTGTGTAGCACTCATTGCCACCCTTTTCATGGTCTCCCTTACATTATAATgatgtctgtgcatgtgcagaggTCCAGTGGTGTGTCCGGTATGATCCATCCACCTGGTGAACCGTGAAGCTAGGATTTAAATCTTGACTCTGCCTACCTCTGAACAAATATCCATTtgcttcccattgatttttgggccACCCCATCTTCACTTTACCCTTCTCACATGCCCACCTGGCATATTGCCATTatgtgtaactagaggcccgatgcatgaaattcatgcaaggggcttggccctcgcagtctCAGCAGCTTGCCTCAGTCCTCGCAGCcacctggcttcatccagaaggtcaaccggaatgacatctggaaggttaagctgtccagtataattagcatattatacttttattattatagataggtttTGAATATTTCTAGAATGTGCAGCTTTTATGCTTCTTTACTAAGGAGCTATGTTTTTAAAGGGACTATCCAATTAACTCTTGTTTAAGAGATAAAGCACAAGAAATTATAACTACTTCACTTCTGTGCTCTAAAATTTTTGTACGTGGCCTTTATAGTCCCACTAAATGTCAATATTGATTTGGAATCACTGTGACAAAATGTCCTTTCTCACCATTTCCATGGACCTTTTTTTCTAGTCTTTTCTTCCTCAAATCCATAGTATGTATATCTATGTCACTAATTTTGCACCAAATCGTATACTATTTTGTGTTATTTCTTAAATTATGTCTTCAGTATTATGCCTTTCCATAATGATAGCAGTTCTATCTGTTttgatgaatgaaaaaatgaaagaataaaaaaacccctTATTGGTATTCTTAAACACGTTTTTAAGAAATCACTGTTTGAATCACTTggaattattttcctttgtttttgtacTGCCCATCTAGCTATTTGATAAGCAAGCATTCTCAGTCTCCAACCATCTGTAAATCTTTCATTTATTATCACTATAACCAGATGGTACCCATCTATTCCAAAACTGTTTAGGTTGAAAAACAACTGTATtgctatattttcaaaaattaccTTGGAAGGAAACCAATCATGTTTTAGGCCATAATTTaaacagaacatttttttcctgtgtcCTTGGCATTTGCTAGAAGCAAGAAGCTCAAGGGAAAGTGAACATTGACAGATTTGAAAAGAGAACCAGACTAGGAGATGTTTAATAaggattttgtttttcagatgcaCCATCCTCATAACTCCTTCCTATCATTAAATTCTGCTTGTGTTTGGTTGAAAATAAACTTCAAGTGCCTGTACGATTATAAAGAAATGccaaattatgtaaaatatcatCACTCTAATAAGAGTTTTAAaggggggtagggagagggagagtagttctctagaaatatatttttaaacttcaactctaatatttaaagaattacaaTATTTTTGCCAAGTGGGCCACTTGTTAGGGAGAAAGGGTAAAAATTCTGATGGCAGTTATGACATTTAGGGAGCAAGAAAGATGTCTCTCCACCTTCCCATGTGACACCATGAATGAGAACATTGAAATGAACAACTAGCACAAAGAGTTTACTATTGACCaacccctttttcttcctctatttcctCTGCAGGTTACCTATCTGGGTAAAGTCCCTACCACAGGCATGCAGTTTTTTTCAGGCTGCACAGAAAAGCCAGTCATTGAGCTCTGGAAGAAGCACACACTAGCCCGAGAAGATATCTTTCCAGCCAATGTCCTTCTGGAAATCCGACCATTCCAAGTGTGTCTCCATCACCTTGACCACAAAGGGGAGGCTACGGTCCACATGGATACCTTCCAAGTGGCTCGCATTGCCTACTGCACCGCTGACCACAACGTGAGCCCCAACATCTTCGCCTGGGTCTACAGGGAGATCAACGACGACCTGTCCTACCAGATGGACTGTCATGCTGTCGAGTGCGAGAGCAAGCTGGAGGCCAAGAAGCTGGCCCACGCCATGATGGAGGCTTTCAAGAAGACTTTCCACAGTATGAAGAGTGATGGCCGGATCCACAGGAACAGCTCCTCTGAGGAGGTCTCCCAGGGATTAGAATCCGATGACGGCTGAAGGAACTTTGAGGGCTTCAGAAAAGGCAGCATTGGTCCAGGAATTCCAGACCATATGAATATGCAACGATTCAAATTTCAGATGAAAGACTGCCAAACTATTGGCCGACCAAGCTTTTTAAATTCAGAAGAGCAACTCTAAATCTaaagaaatgtattattaaaGTAATTACGTTACATTGAAATCTGCTGCTGCTGTGACTGTGAGGAGGGTGGGAGTGTGGATGGGGAGGAAAGTTCTAgactgtctttctttttctttgctcatTCCCAGTTGCCTCCCTGTAGGAGAGCTCCATGCTGATTTTCACCATTCTCAGGCAAAGACACTGAGGCTGTTATTTCATGGACAATTCCAGTTTGCCTTATGAAACCCAATAAGAATGTTAGATGCACTTATCAGATCATTAGTCAAGGGGGCAGGGAATGCGTACTGATGCTGGTGCGGAAGTAGCAGGGCTAAAGGAAAAGTCAGGTGGATTTGAGCCTGAGACTCCTCTCCTGTGTTTCAGAGCCTCTCCTCAGTAAGCCAATCAGCACAGCCTTCATTGAGCTTTACAACTAACAGTCTGATAGTTGGCAGTTAATTCACAGTTAAAGATAAtgcttttatttacataaatatatcaaGTAGTGCCCTCTTATTGTATTCACTTCATCTATTTTCTTAGAATCCTTGCAACTACTAAtgacccttccctcctcctgccccatccACCCTTGTTCCCCTTCTAACCCATGCCAACACCCCCACAGGGGTGGATTCTCAACATACACTGCAGGGCACCCAAAGGGAGGAATATTGCCAAGCAGATGAAATCAACCATCAAACCAGCTAGGAGtttaaaacaaccaccaccacaacagaAACCTTGGAAAAAGGGAATGAGTTATCAGCAAGTGAACAAACTCCATGCAGGCTATCCTTTTGTTCAACCCTGATTTGTGGTAACTTATGGTCCTGTCTAATGAGTCCTTCCAGGCAAGCTTCAAATCTGACTTGGTGTCACCAAGGAAGCCTTGCCGCCATCACTCAACCTTGCACTCCAGTGAGTTCTCTAAACTTGGCTTGTCTACGTCCAATTTAATCTAAAGAGAAATCTGACCCTGTGACCTTCAAATCAGGAACAGCTCAGAGTCAGGATCGCCAGTGCATTCACTGTTTCTAATGCGAAGTTCTCACCAAAGTTGAGATTTCTCGGTTTCTTGGATCTTTCAATGTCATAAAATGCCAAGGGTCATCACTGTATGAAATTGAGAAGATTTGtta
This Eptesicus fuscus isolate TK198812 chromosome 11, DD_ASM_mEF_20220401, whole genome shotgun sequence DNA region includes the following protein-coding sequences:
- the PID1 gene encoding PTB-containing, cubilin and LRP1-interacting protein isoform X1 produces the protein MWQPATERLQHFQTMLKSKLNVLTLKKEPLPAVIFHEPEAIELCTTTPLMKSRTHSGCKVTYLGKVPTTGMQFFSGCTEKPVIELWKKHTLAREDIFPANVLLEIRPFQVCLHHLDHKGEATVHMDTFQVARIAYCTADHNVSPNIFAWVYREINDDLSYQMDCHAVECESKLEAKKLAHAMMEAFKKTFHSMKSDGRIHRNSSSEEVSQGLESDDG
- the PID1 gene encoding PTB-containing, cubilin and LRP1-interacting protein isoform X2, whose amino-acid sequence is MHFQTMLKSKLNVLTLKKEPLPAVIFHEPEAIELCTTTPLMKSRTHSGCKVTYLGKVPTTGMQFFSGCTEKPVIELWKKHTLAREDIFPANVLLEIRPFQVCLHHLDHKGEATVHMDTFQVARIAYCTADHNVSPNIFAWVYREINDDLSYQMDCHAVECESKLEAKKLAHAMMEAFKKTFHSMKSDGRIHRNSSSEEVSQGLESDDG